The following DNA comes from Chitinophaga nivalis.
GGAAAATCCGTTCGAGGGCAGCGCCAATGATGTACCTATATCAGCGCTCAGTCGTACTATTGAAATTGACTTACGGGAGATGCTGGAAGAAAAAGACCTGCCCCCTGCCTTACAGCCGGAGAATAATATTCTGCTATAATGCGGGCGACAGCTGCTTATACAGCCACCATCCTTCCGCTTGTTACCCGCCGGAAAAATCCGGAGAAATGCCGGCTGAAGATAGGTGTAAGGGGGATGTAGATATCTTTATACCGGATTTCAACCTGATAACTATAACATCACCGGGATATCAGTTCCTCCGGACTATACGCAGATCGGAAGCATTCGTACAGACAAAAGGACAAGATGCACAACGTAGTATTTTAAAGAAATAATAACCGTCGGTTCTTATCCGGAAAGGGGATTCGCCCCTATCTTTGGAATATTCACCCAGCTGCTGCAACAAGAAACTATAGCTATGAAGATGAACGAAGTCACTAAAACGGGATTAGCCGGACTATTTGTTTTACTGGGGATATACGTAGTATTGATCCGCTGGTCTATACTACACGGGGCCCCTATCCATATTTACCTCCTCTTTGTCGTGCTGCATCTGATTATTATAGGCTGGTACATACGTCAGCTCCGCATCTTGTCTGATACACCACAGGCCGGTATCAGCAAGGGATTTTCTCTCCTTTTGTCATGGATGGTGCATATTGTTTTAATCATGATTGCCATTATGGTATTTTTTCTGAGGAATTAAATTATGCCCAAAGATAACAGACATCAGATCACCTATGCCGAAGGTGGCTTCACCCTCCGCATCCCTGTGCGGCAGCTGCGCCGGTATATTGCATGGGACAGTATTGATGCCATCCTTTTTAACAATCACGGCAGCAGCGACTATAGTGATCACGCACAGGAATATACGATTTACCTGAACCGGCTGCCGGTAGTAGCACCTGATGAACACGCCCGCTGGATAAACCACTGGAGTTACCGGATGGGGTTTTACTGTAAACATTTAATCCTCCGGATCAACGATCTGGAAAACCGTGATTTTGACAGCCTGGCTATAGAAATACCAGCTCATCTACCCGTAGTACATGAGATAGACTATACCAGCCCCCGCTACCGGGCGCCGGAAAATAATCAGGTCCATACAGATAGTAATAAAAATACCCGCCGGGAATACTGGCCGCCGAAAGTGAGTCCTGAACCGCTGCAATTAGTATATGACCGTTATCAACAGTCGCTCGAAGAAGTACGTAAACGCTATAACAGATAAGATGTCTGCTGCCTAACAATGCTATTTTTTCCGACCGGGGTAATAGGCTATCATTTTGTTCTGTCCAGTTTAATCATGCCGAGGTATTGTACCGGCGCTTTATCGTCAATTAAAATGTGCTTGACTTCCATTTCATGGCTGGTATCCATAATCACCAGGTTATAGACGCCTTCCTTTGCTACATTGATTTTAAATTGCCCCAGCCCATTGGGTAGTATGCTGGCACATTGTTTTCCTTTGCTGTCATACAATACAATAGAAGCCGTCGGCACCGGTGTAGCCACCCGTTTGGAATGTTTAGCCCTTTCACAAACCACGCCTGTAATCTGGTATTTTCCTTCGCTCTGCACTTCAATAGGCCCAACCATCAGGTAAGTAGAAATCAGCAACATAGAAAATGTAATCATGATAGCAAAATTTAAAGGTGAACGGATAAATTGTAAGACATCCCGGCGCTGCATCCCGAAACTGAGGCGCGTAAATACATCCACATGTGGTACAAATTAAAAGCGAAAAAAGGTGGATTTGGTTAATGCACTGTTAAGGGCAAAAAACCACGGCGACATCTACTTAATTGATATAAATCAATATCTGTATCAAAATGAAAGTATATATATCAGATTTATACTACTCTGGCTGTATATCTTTCCCACTGCGGTTATACACGCTAATTGCTGCAAATAAAATCAAGAAAATTTCGTTACATTAAGGGTATGATCCCAACCCCATGCAGACCCTTTCACGTTTGAAAAATATTCTCTGCTGCCTGTTTATCCTCCTTGCCACAGGGGTACAGGCGCAGGATTGCACCACCATCGGACAAAATCCGGCGACTGCCTTCCCCGTATGCGGCACCAAAACCTTCACCCAGCAATCCGTACCGCAGTGCGGCAACAAGACGATTCCGGGGCCGCCCTGCAATACACCCGGTGGTGGTACCCATACGGATAAAAACCCCTTCTGGTATAAATTCACCTGTTATACTACCGGCACACTGGGCTTTGTTATTACACCGCATCAGGGAGATGATGATTATGACTGGCAACTCTTTGATATCACCGGCCATCAACCCAATGACGTATATACCAACGCGCAGCTTTATGTCAGTATGAACTGGTCGGGCGATGGCGGTGTGACCGGGGCATCGTCTGCCGGCACCTACCTCGATGTGTGCAGCGGACCCGGACAACCCTTATTCAGCTCCATGGCTACCCTGCAACAGGGGCATCAGTACCTGCTGCTCATCAGCCATTTCAGCAACAACCAGATTGGCTATGACCTGAGCTTTACCGGCGGAACCGCCAGTATCACCGATCCTAACATCCCGCACCTGCAGCAAGCCGCCTACAACTGCGGTCCGTATACCATTGGGATCAAACTGAATAAAAAAATACAATGTAGCAGCATCTCCGCCAATGGCAGTGAATTCACCCTGCAACCCGCCGCTGCAAACATCCTCAGCGCCCGGGGCGTAGGCTGCAACAATGGCTTCGATACCGATTCCCTGCTGCTGCAACTGGATAAAGCACTTCCCATCGGCAGCTACCGCGTCACCTCCCGTAATGGCGCCGACGGTAATACCTTCCTGGACGCCTGCGGCAACACTTTACCCATCGGGGAAAATATGCCGGTTACGGTGCTCCCCTCCCAGCCGGTGCCCATGGGCAAAATAAGTCCGGTTCCCTGTGCGCCGGATCAGCTGATCCTTACGTTCCCTGCCCCGATCCGATGTGCAGCAGTAGCCGCCGATGGCAGCGATTTCCTGCTCACCGGCCCTTCCCCTGTACGTATAAAAGGAGCCCTAACCAACTGTAATGCAGACGGACTAACGGATACGGTTACACTGCTACTGGATCGCCGGATCATCCGCGATGGCACCTATACCGTGACGCTGGTACGGGGCAGCGATGGCAACACCGTGGAAAATGAATGCCACCTGGCCTCTCCGCCGGGCGGGAAAGCCACTTTCTACATAGATCCGCAACCGTATGTTCCTTTGGGAAAAGTATCTCCTCCTCCCTGCGCACCGGATCAGCTCACGTTATCGTTTCAGCCGGCCATCCGCTGCAGCAGCGTAGCCACCAATGGCAGCGACTTCCTCATCACCGGCCCGGCTACTGTTGTGATCACAGGCGCCACCACCACCTGCGATGCCAATGGCCTGACCGATAAAATTACCCTGCAGCTGAAAGACCGTATCCTGCAGGCAGGCAACTACCAGGTAAAGCTGGCCACCGGTACGGATGGCAACACCGTACAAAGTGAATGCTGGCAGGAAACACCCGCCGGCGCCGTGCAACCTTTTACCATTGATCCGCAACCGCAGATACAACTGCGCCAGATAGCAGCCGTAGGCTGCGCGCCCACCACTGTAAAAATAGGTATGTCGATACCCGTACGCTGCGCTTCCATTGCGGCGGATGGCAGCGACTTTACCATCAGCGGCCCCACCACCGTACGCGTTATTGGTGCTACCGGCGACTGCAACAGCCAGCAGCTCACCGATAGTATATCCCTGCAACTGGCAGATAAAATATACCTGGCAGGCACCTACACCGTACATCTCGCTGCCGGCCGGGATGGCAACACCCTGCAAAGCGAATGCTGGCAGCCCGCAACAGCGGGCCTCCAAAGTATTTTTCGTACAGCCGACACCGTAAATGCCAACTTTGACTATACCTTTGAACGCAATTGCCGCATCACCACTTTCCACTTTACCCACAACGGCCAACATGCCGTAAATACCTGGAACTGGCAGTTCGACGATGGTGAAACCGCTACGGTACAAAATCCGGAAAAGAAATACTATGACTTCGGCCTCAAACAGGCACGGCTCACCGTTTCCAATGGTGTATGCAGCCACACCCTCACCAAAGACATTGAATTGAAAAGTGCCGTACAGGCCTTATTCGACGTTTCTCCCGGCCCCTATTGCCCCATGGATGTAGTCACGCCTGTCAACAAAAGCACGGGCACCATTATCTCCTGGAAATGGGATTATGGCAACGGCGCCACCAGCACCGGACCTCTTCCCCTGCAAATGCTGTATTTTCCGACCCGCAAAGAGGAAGACTACCGGATACGCCTCATCGTAGAAAATGACGCGCATTGCCTGGATACGGCCATACGTACCATACAGGCGGTCAACAACTGCTACATTGATGTGCCTACGGCTTTTTCGCCCAACAACGATGGTAACAACGATTACTTCTATCCGTTGAATGCCTACAAGGCTGTGGAACTCCATTTCGCGGTATATAACCGTTATGGCCAGCTGGTATTTGAAACTACCGACTGGCGCCGGAAATGGGATGGTACCATTGGCGGGAATCCGGCGGGCATTGGTACCTATGTATGGATGCTGCGCTATACGGAAAAGGAAAGCGGCAAACACGTTTTCCGGAAAGGCACCACGGTATTGCTCCGGTAAGCCCCTCCTTTTTTACAGGTAGGG
Coding sequences within:
- a CDS encoding gliding motility-associated C-terminal domain-containing protein — encoded protein: MQTLSRLKNILCCLFILLATGVQAQDCTTIGQNPATAFPVCGTKTFTQQSVPQCGNKTIPGPPCNTPGGGTHTDKNPFWYKFTCYTTGTLGFVITPHQGDDDYDWQLFDITGHQPNDVYTNAQLYVSMNWSGDGGVTGASSAGTYLDVCSGPGQPLFSSMATLQQGHQYLLLISHFSNNQIGYDLSFTGGTASITDPNIPHLQQAAYNCGPYTIGIKLNKKIQCSSISANGSEFTLQPAAANILSARGVGCNNGFDTDSLLLQLDKALPIGSYRVTSRNGADGNTFLDACGNTLPIGENMPVTVLPSQPVPMGKISPVPCAPDQLILTFPAPIRCAAVAADGSDFLLTGPSPVRIKGALTNCNADGLTDTVTLLLDRRIIRDGTYTVTLVRGSDGNTVENECHLASPPGGKATFYIDPQPYVPLGKVSPPPCAPDQLTLSFQPAIRCSSVATNGSDFLITGPATVVITGATTTCDANGLTDKITLQLKDRILQAGNYQVKLATGTDGNTVQSECWQETPAGAVQPFTIDPQPQIQLRQIAAVGCAPTTVKIGMSIPVRCASIAADGSDFTISGPTTVRVIGATGDCNSQQLTDSISLQLADKIYLAGTYTVHLAAGRDGNTLQSECWQPATAGLQSIFRTADTVNANFDYTFERNCRITTFHFTHNGQHAVNTWNWQFDDGETATVQNPEKKYYDFGLKQARLTVSNGVCSHTLTKDIELKSAVQALFDVSPGPYCPMDVVTPVNKSTGTIISWKWDYGNGATSTGPLPLQMLYFPTRKEEDYRIRLIVENDAHCLDTAIRTIQAVNNCYIDVPTAFSPNNDGNNDYFYPLNAYKAVELHFAVYNRYGQLVFETTDWRRKWDGTIGGNPAGIGTYVWMLRYTEKESGKHVFRKGTTVLLR